A window of the Linepithema humile isolate Giens D197 chromosome 4, Lhum_UNIL_v1.0, whole genome shotgun sequence genome harbors these coding sequences:
- the LOC105672161 gene encoding zinc finger protein ZFP2-like yields MFIVTKEIDSENISKLCRTCLREDGDKMVCLFVGPAGSSLAAKLRSLSCLEVWQGDGLPEKMCDRCVTRAESALLYREQCRAADRALRQAALKVSGLTSYTTVSGCKLYQNQQNQGFVPVQNSHKTLKCVECGAVFMNYQELCAHNRLHLPFMQDNIPMQHMHIVESQNPYLNFTHVSSNFVNDSIPSTQLSPLVRSNMMHTMSLNEESSSRAACALHCSLCNHTFTNRRQLISHNITHSTENVDISCDNENIEICENSNHIPQNLSYERSIHSVDNPIQNLSYQKSTVDDNDGIQNINFPENIDLDGVQESSSERIQNITIHSENDVSIAENLSFIKASEKDKQLIIEYQGCPTDNNYKQSLDMKDTEDIHAKKYQCEICSKQFLQKSKLFAHQLSHSGQQPFKCLSCGKAYTSKSKLNAHMRLHTKTNIHQCKVCDKIFPYPSYLEEHIKVHNKTDNTRQSKDFECNTCNKRFRLLKNLKAHERLHTGKGLVQCEICDKQFSHNYNLKMHLQTHKSSKVHKCEYCDKRFAQKGNLVEHLRIHTKVKPFACKLCGKRFAQSSHLKNHEASHGSLRQHQCRLCGKRFKLANHLKRHLNLHTGSKTYKCNQCNQMFSQSFSLTRHLKKHNESHI; encoded by the exons ATGTTTATAGTCACGAAGGAGATCGACAGTGAAAACATTAGTAAATTGTGTCGCACATGCTTGAGAGAAGACGGTGACAAAATGGTGTGTTTATTCGTGGGTCCGGCTGGTTCCTCACTCGCCGCTAAATTGCGATCTCTCTCGTGCCTGGAA GTCTGGCAAGGAGATGGCTTACCTGAAAAGATGTGCGATCGTTGTGTCACCAGAGCAGAGTCAGCCCTTTTATACAGAGAACAGTGTCGTGCAGCAGACAGAGCTTTGAGACAAGCAGCATTAAAG GTATCTGGACTAACATCGTATACTACTGTTTCTGGCTGTAAGCTCTATCAAAATCAACAAAATCAAGGGTTTGTACCTGTGCAGAATTCTCATAAGACATTAAAATGTGTGGAATGTGGTGCTGTGTTTATGAATTATCAAGAACTTTGTGCCCACAATCGGTTGCATTTGCCTTTTATGCAGGATAACATACCTATGCAACACATGCACATCGTAGAATCTCAAAATCCATATCTTAACTTTACTCATGTCAGCTCAAACTTTGTTAATGATAGTATACCAAGCACACAATTGTCTCCACTAGTTAGATCAAATATGATGCATACCATGTCGTTGAATGAAGAAAGCTCTAGTCGAGCTGCCTGTGCCTTACATTGCTCTTTATGCAATCACACTTTTACTAATAGGAGACAGTTAATAAGTCACAATATAACACATAGTACGGAGAATGTCGACATATCGtgtgataatgaaaatatagagATTTGTGAAAATTCTAATCACATTCCTCAAAATCTAAGTTACGAAAGATCTATTCATTCTGTCGATAATcctattcaaaatttatcttatcaaAAGTCCACTGTAGATGATAATGACGGAATACAGAATATAAACTTTCCTGAGAATATTGATCTGGATGGTGTTCAGGAAAGTAGTTCGGAACGCATACAAAATATAACGATACATTCCGAAAATGATGTATCaattgcagaaaatttaagttttataaagGCATCGGAAAAAGATAAGCAACTCATAATTGAATATCAAGGATGTCCAACTGACAATAATTATAAGCAATCTTTGGACATGAAAGATACGGAAGATATTCATGCAAAGAAGTATCAGTGTGAGATATGTtccaaacaatttttacaaaaatcgaaattatttGCTCATCAATTATCTCACTCTGGCCAACAACCATTTAAATGCTTAAGCTGTGGTAAAGCTTACACATCGAAGAGCAAACTCAATGCACATATGAGATTACACACGAAAACCAATATACATCAATGTAAGGTATGTGATAAGATATTTCCATATCCATCGTATTTAGAGGAACATATAAAAGTTCACAATAAAACTGATAATACACGACAGAGCAAAGACTTTGAATGTAACACTTGCAATAAACGTTTTCGGCTTTTGAAAAACTTGAAAGCTCACGAAAGACTTCACACTGGAAAAGGTTTAGTGCAATGCGAAATTTGTGATAAACAATTTAGccataattataatctaaagATGCATTTACAAACGCACAAGTCGTCGAAAGTGCATAAATGCGAATATTGCGACAAGCGTTTTGCCCAAAAAGGTAATTTAGTTGAACATTTGCGTATTCATACCAAAGTAAAACCTTTCGCATGTAAGTTATGCGGCAAGAGATTTGCACAATCGAGCCATCTTAAAAATCATGAAGCCTCGCACGGTAGTTTGAGACAACATCAATGTCGATTGTGCGGGAAGAGATTCAAGCTAGCTAATCATCTAAAAAGGCATTTAAATTTACACACCGGTTCAAAGACATATAAATGCAATCAGTGTAATCAAATGTTTTCGCAATCTTTTAGTTTAACAAGGCATTTAAAGAAACATAATGAgtcacatatataa